Proteins co-encoded in one Leucobacter exalbidus genomic window:
- a CDS encoding acyl-CoA thioesterase gives MARTHVDIELRWGDQDAYGHVNNVAFARFLEEARVRTFWLGSGREDTGMARHFRGNDPAGPKMLVASQQIEFVRVLEYSERPIVVELWIGKLGGSSLEVHYEIIDGAAAERTVIAKAISHIVIVDGVTMRPIRLSPEGRTSVEAWMDAPVKMRRG, from the coding sequence ATGGCGCGTACGCACGTCGACATTGAGTTGCGTTGGGGAGACCAAGACGCATACGGGCACGTCAACAACGTGGCCTTCGCGAGGTTCCTTGAGGAAGCCCGCGTGCGCACGTTCTGGCTCGGCTCTGGCCGTGAAGACACCGGCATGGCCCGCCACTTTCGCGGCAACGACCCTGCAGGCCCCAAGATGCTGGTGGCCAGCCAGCAGATTGAGTTCGTGCGGGTGCTCGAGTATTCAGAGCGCCCGATCGTCGTCGAGCTCTGGATCGGCAAGCTCGGTGGCTCAAGTCTCGAGGTGCACTACGAGATCATCGACGGCGCTGCTGCCGAACGCACGGTCATCGCAAAAGCAATCTCGCACATTGTGATCGTTGACGGGGTGACGATGCGCCCGATCCGGCTTTCGCCAGAGGGGCGCACATCGGTGGAAGCATGGATGGACGCGCCCGTCAAGATGCGCCGGGGGTAG
- a CDS encoding acyl-CoA thioesterase, protein MTAFPDLLAMLSVLDSGARTREDILTGPAFPTPHGRSFGGQVLGQAIAAAGTTVPEDRQIHSMHAYFLRPGISEDRMTFEVDRIHDGRSFSTRRVQAYQAGQVLMSLISSFQEDDPGVEHQEPIDMSQIPGPETLPSVWEKYGHLAGDGRASWIMNRPFDFRHVESDIILSVPERTNKQRVWMRSRDTFDTSALLHAAALAFASDYMLLEPVARQHGVPWATPGMRAASLDHAMWFHRPFRVDEWLLYELDSPTAQGGRGLAHGRFYDVNGALVASVSQESMFRAPGA, encoded by the coding sequence ATGACCGCGTTTCCAGACCTCCTCGCGATGCTGTCGGTTCTCGATTCGGGCGCCCGCACACGCGAAGACATTCTGACCGGGCCCGCCTTTCCCACTCCCCACGGCCGCTCATTTGGCGGTCAGGTGCTCGGGCAGGCCATCGCCGCTGCGGGTACCACGGTGCCAGAGGATCGTCAGATTCACTCGATGCACGCCTACTTTTTGCGGCCAGGCATCAGCGAAGACCGCATGACGTTTGAGGTGGACCGCATTCACGACGGCCGCTCGTTCTCTACGCGCCGGGTGCAGGCTTATCAGGCCGGCCAGGTGCTGATGTCGCTCATCTCGTCCTTCCAAGAGGACGATCCGGGGGTGGAGCATCAGGAGCCCATCGACATGTCGCAGATCCCGGGGCCCGAGACGTTGCCCTCGGTGTGGGAGAAGTACGGTCATCTCGCGGGTGACGGGCGCGCCTCATGGATCATGAATCGTCCCTTCGATTTTCGCCACGTCGAATCTGACATCATTTTGTCGGTTCCCGAGCGCACCAATAAGCAGCGGGTGTGGATGCGTAGCCGCGACACCTTCGACACCTCGGCGCTGCTGCACGCGGCCGCGCTCGCGTTCGCAAGCGACTATATGCTGCTCGAACCCGTGGCCCGCCAACACGGTGTGCCGTGGGCGACGCCCGGGATGCGCGCGGCGAGCCTCGATCACGCGATGTGGTTTCACCGCCCGTTTCGGGTGGACGAGTGGCTGCTCTATGAGCTTGACTCCCCCACTGCCCAGGGCGGCCGCGGGCTGGCGCACGGTCGGTTCTACGACGTCAACGGTGCGCTCGTGGCGAGCGTGTCACAGGAGTCGATGTTCAGAGCCCCCGGCGCGTAA
- the rpoZ gene encoding DNA-directed RNA polymerase subunit omega has translation MANPNGIIDPPIDDLLEKVDSKYALVVFASQRARQINDYYTDLHDGNLFDNVGPLVDSAVDDKPLSIALHEIVEGKLEMKPREADELPELGDEALVAGEDA, from the coding sequence ATGGCCAATCCCAACGGCATTATCGACCCGCCTATCGACGATCTGCTCGAAAAGGTTGATTCGAAGTATGCGCTGGTGGTTTTCGCCTCGCAGCGCGCCCGCCAGATCAACGATTACTACACGGATCTGCACGATGGCAATCTGTTCGACAACGTCGGCCCGCTCGTCGACTCGGCTGTCGACGACAAGCCGCTGTCGATCGCGTTGCACGAGATCGTTGAAGGCAAGCTCGAAATGAAGCCCCGCGAGGCTGACGAGCTGCCCGAACTCGGCGACGAGGCTCTCGTAGCCGGCGAGGACGCGTAA
- the ettA gene encoding energy-dependent translational throttle protein EttA, with protein MAEYIYQMVRARKAHGDKVILDDVTMAFLPGAKIGVVGPNGAGKSTILKIMAGIDTPSNGEAILTPGYSVGILMQEPELDEEATVLANVEQGVAEIKGKLDRFNEISAEMANPDADYDTLLPEMGELQEAIDAVDGWELEGQLEQAMDALRCPPSDAIVKHLSGGEKRRVALCKLLLEKPDLLLLDEPTNHLDAESVLWLEQHLAKYPGAVMAVTHDRYFLDHVATWICEVDRGHLYPYEGNYSTYLEQKAARLEVQGKKDQKLQRRLKEELEWVRSNTKGRQAKSKARLARYEEMASEAERTRKLDFEDIQIPAGPRLGNLVLEAKDINKGFDGRVLIDGLSFTLPRNGIVGIIGPNGVGKTTLFKTIVGIEPLDNGELRVGETVKLSYVDQSRGGIDPKKTVWEVVSDGLDYMQVGNVEVPSRAYVSTFGFKGPDQQKPAGVLSGGERNRLNLALTLKQGGNLLLLDEPTNDLDIETLTSLENALLEFPGCAVVITHDRWFLDRIATHILSYEGTEENPANWYWYEGNFEAYEENKIERLGPDAAKPSRATYRKLTRD; from the coding sequence ATGGCTGAGTATATTTACCAGATGGTTCGCGCGCGCAAGGCGCACGGCGACAAGGTGATTCTTGACGACGTAACTATGGCGTTCTTGCCGGGCGCCAAGATCGGCGTCGTCGGCCCCAACGGTGCCGGTAAGTCAACGATCTTGAAGATCATGGCGGGCATCGATACCCCGTCAAACGGCGAAGCGATCCTGACCCCCGGTTACTCGGTGGGCATCCTCATGCAGGAGCCCGAGCTTGATGAAGAAGCGACCGTGCTCGCGAACGTTGAGCAGGGTGTCGCTGAGATCAAGGGCAAGCTTGACCGCTTCAACGAGATCTCGGCTGAGATGGCGAATCCTGACGCCGACTATGACACGCTGCTGCCCGAGATGGGTGAGCTGCAGGAAGCCATCGACGCTGTCGACGGCTGGGAGCTTGAAGGCCAGCTTGAGCAGGCCATGGACGCGCTGCGTTGCCCGCCGTCTGACGCGATCGTCAAACACCTCTCAGGTGGCGAGAAGCGCCGCGTTGCGCTCTGCAAGCTGCTGCTTGAGAAGCCCGACCTGCTGCTGCTCGATGAGCCCACGAACCACTTGGACGCCGAGAGCGTGCTGTGGCTCGAGCAGCACCTCGCGAAGTACCCGGGTGCCGTGATGGCCGTGACCCACGATCGATACTTCCTCGATCACGTCGCCACCTGGATCTGTGAGGTCGACCGCGGTCACCTCTACCCCTACGAGGGTAACTACTCCACCTACCTCGAGCAGAAGGCTGCTCGTCTTGAGGTGCAGGGCAAGAAGGACCAGAAGCTGCAGCGCCGGCTGAAGGAAGAGCTTGAGTGGGTGCGCTCGAACACGAAGGGCCGCCAGGCCAAGTCGAAGGCACGTCTCGCTCGCTACGAGGAGATGGCGTCGGAGGCTGAGCGCACGCGCAAGCTCGACTTCGAAGACATTCAGATTCCTGCAGGCCCGCGCCTGGGTAACCTCGTGCTCGAGGCCAAGGACATCAACAAGGGCTTCGACGGCCGCGTACTCATCGACGGCCTGTCGTTCACGCTGCCCCGCAACGGCATCGTCGGCATCATCGGCCCCAACGGTGTGGGTAAGACCACCCTGTTCAAGACCATCGTAGGCATTGAGCCGCTCGACAACGGTGAGCTGCGCGTCGGCGAAACCGTCAAGCTCAGCTACGTTGACCAGTCTCGTGGCGGCATCGACCCGAAGAAGACCGTGTGGGAGGTCGTCTCTGACGGTCTCGATTACATGCAGGTCGGCAACGTTGAGGTGCCCTCACGCGCTTACGTCTCGACCTTCGGTTTCAAGGGCCCCGACCAGCAGAAGCCCGCTGGCGTGCTCTCGGGCGGTGAGCGCAACCGGTTGAACCTCGCGCTCACGCTGAAGCAGGGCGGCAACCTGTTGCTGCTTGATGAGCCTACGAACGACCTCGATATTGAGACCCTCACGAGTCTCGAGAACGCGCTGCTCGAGTTCCCCGGTTGCGCCGTGGTGATCACGCACGATCGCTGGTTCCTCGACCGCATCGCAACGCACATCCTGTCCTACGAGGGCACCGAAGAAAACCCCGCCAACTGGTACTGGTACGAGGGTAACTTCGAGGCTTACGAAGAGAACAAGATTGAGCGCCTCGGCCCCGACGCGGCGAAGCCGTCGCGTGCGACCTACCGTAAGCTCACGCGCGACTAG